One genomic segment of Desulfarculaceae bacterium includes these proteins:
- a CDS encoding MFS transporter yields the protein MADVSSATSPQPAAQDFRRANQVIAASTGHMVHDIFTAFLPPLLPLIIAEFSLSMFEAGVLSVFAVLAFYFNPLLGMLVDRVNLRLLFVAAPGLVAVCMSLIGAAPSYGAVCLLLLLSGIGSASYHTIGPVFITRASGEKLGRGMSFFMVGGELARTLGPLAAVGAVSWLGFRGMWPVMVVGLACSVYLWLVFRNASTVGSTGRDPESLIKVWHALKGLMLPLIGLVACRSFVLWSLMIYLPVYLVGRGYSVALGGTGLAVMELAGIAGAFLGGWLSDRVGRRPVLVTVMIAAPLAMLAFNYSGGWLLWPVLAVLGLCVFASNPVILALVQDHSAGRRGAANGLYMGIAFATSSLVLVLVGWLVDLLGFQTAFAIAALLGLLGTPFALRLPLERR from the coding sequence GTGGCCGACGTTAGCAGCGCAACCTCTCCGCAGCCAGCCGCCCAGGATTTCCGGCGGGCCAACCAGGTGATCGCCGCCTCCACCGGCCACATGGTGCACGACATTTTCACCGCCTTTTTGCCGCCGCTGCTGCCCCTGATAATCGCCGAGTTTTCCCTGAGCATGTTTGAGGCCGGGGTGCTCAGCGTCTTCGCGGTGCTGGCCTTCTACTTCAACCCCCTGCTGGGGATGCTGGTGGACCGGGTGAACCTGCGCCTGTTGTTCGTGGCCGCGCCGGGCCTGGTGGCGGTGTGCATGAGCCTCATCGGCGCGGCCCCGTCCTATGGGGCGGTGTGCTTGCTCCTGTTGCTTTCGGGCATCGGCTCGGCCAGCTACCACACCATCGGCCCGGTGTTCATCACCCGGGCCTCGGGCGAAAAGCTGGGCCGGGGCATGAGCTTTTTCATGGTGGGCGGCGAATTGGCCCGCACCCTGGGTCCCCTGGCCGCGGTGGGCGCGGTGAGCTGGCTGGGCTTCCGGGGCATGTGGCCGGTGATGGTGGTGGGCCTGGCCTGCTCGGTTTATCTGTGGCTGGTGTTCCGCAACGCCTCCACGGTGGGCTCCACCGGCCGCGACCCCGAATCGCTTATCAAGGTGTGGCACGCCCTCAAGGGCCTAATGCTCCCGCTGATCGGCCTCGTGGCCTGCCGCAGCTTCGTGCTGTGGAGCCTGATGATCTATCTGCCGGTGTACCTGGTGGGGCGGGGCTACAGCGTGGCCCTGGGCGGCACGGGCCTGGCGGTGATGGAGCTGGCCGGCATCGCCGGGGCCTTTTTGGGCGGCTGGCTTTCGGACCGGGTGGGGCGGCGTCCGGTGCTGGTGACGGTGATGATAGCCGCGCCCCTGGCCATGCTGGCCTTCAACTACAGCGGCGGCTGGCTGCTTTGGCCGGTGCTGGCGGTTTTGGGCCTGTGCGTCTTCGCCTCCAACCCGGTGATCCTGGCCCTGGTGCAGGACCACAGCGCGGGCCGCCGGGGCGCGGCCAACGGCCTGTACATGGGCATTGCCTTCGCCACCTCCTCGCTGGTGCTGGTGTTGGTGGGCTGGCTGGTGGACCTGCTGGGCTTCCAGACCGCCTTTGCCATCGCCGCGCTGCTGGGCCTGTTGGGCACGCCTTTTGCCCTGCGCCTGCCCCTGGAGCGCCGTTGA